The following proteins come from a genomic window of uncultured Fretibacterium sp.:
- the truA gene encoding tRNA pseudouridine(38-40) synthase TruA, with product MSPRKYAARIAYRGGAYSGWQRQKEGLGVQEVLEEALSRLASGPVRVIGAGRTDKGVHAVGQVASFRMDRDWAPERLQLAANFHLPEDVRVMGVYPVSEHFNARRSALWREYRYFIWHGWVCPPHLNGLVWWRKVPWAIDRARAACRLLEGEHNFRAFCKTGECPERSVRTLERVRCRRWGPMTVLSVRAPSFLMNMVRIIVGNVDAVARGKESLDWLEALLAGDERSRSAVTAPACGLYFWRAGYRELPDGGTLGRDGFWGGSLGSPDGRDSAGVGRADPL from the coding sequence GTGAGCCCCCGGAAGTACGCCGCGCGGATCGCTTACAGGGGGGGCGCCTATTCGGGCTGGCAGCGCCAGAAGGAGGGGCTGGGCGTCCAGGAGGTCCTGGAGGAGGCCCTATCCCGGTTGGCGTCCGGCCCGGTCCGCGTGATCGGGGCGGGGCGGACCGACAAGGGGGTCCATGCCGTGGGGCAGGTGGCCTCCTTTCGGATGGACCGCGACTGGGCGCCGGAGCGTCTGCAGCTGGCCGCCAACTTTCACCTGCCCGAGGACGTTCGGGTCATGGGCGTCTACCCGGTCTCCGAGCACTTCAATGCGCGGCGCAGCGCCCTGTGGCGGGAGTACCGTTACTTTATCTGGCACGGCTGGGTCTGCCCGCCGCACCTGAACGGGCTTGTCTGGTGGCGGAAGGTCCCCTGGGCGATCGACCGGGCCCGGGCCGCCTGCCGCCTCCTGGAGGGCGAGCACAATTTCAGGGCCTTCTGCAAGACGGGCGAGTGCCCGGAGCGGAGCGTGCGAACCCTGGAGCGCGTCCGCTGCCGGCGCTGGGGACCGATGACCGTGCTCTCGGTCCGCGCGCCCTCGTTCCTGATGAACATGGTGCGCATCATCGTGGGCAACGTCGATGCCGTGGCACGGGGCAAGGAGTCCCTGGACTGGCTGGAGGCCCTTTTGGCGGGGGACGAACGTTCCCGTTCCGCCGTGACGGCGCCGGCCTGCGGGCTCTATTTTTGGAGGGCCGGGTATCGGGAGCTTCCGGATGGGGGGACCTTGGGGCGCGATGGGTTCTGGGGCGGGAGCCTGGGGAGTCCCGACGGCAGGGACTCGGCCGGAGTCGGGCGTGCTGACCCGCTTTGA
- the gatC gene encoding Asp-tRNA(Asn)/Glu-tRNA(Gln) amidotransferase subunit GatC, whose protein sequence is MKLSNDEVREIALEARLTLDDAELEKAARYINNFLSMLDRFKELDLKEVEPFCFAEKTECPLREDVLTPFGDVRAILDEGPHRVGDYFKVPRIMEE, encoded by the coding sequence ATGAAACTGAGCAACGACGAGGTGCGCGAGATCGCCCTGGAGGCAAGGCTGACCCTGGACGACGCCGAGCTGGAGAAGGCGGCTCGCTACATCAATAACTTCCTCTCCATGCTGGATCGCTTCAAGGAACTGGATCTTAAAGAGGTGGAGCCCTTCTGCTTCGCGGAGAAGACGGAGTGCCCGCTTCGCGAGGACGTCCTTACCCCCTTCGGCGACGTGAGGGCGATCCTGGACGAGGGGCCGCATCGAGTTGGGGATTATTTCAAGGTCCCCCGCATCATGGAGGAATAG
- a CDS encoding energy-coupling factor transporter transmembrane protein EcfT, with product MQLSASPMGQYVPIDSPVHRLDPRAKLFMLVLLVSAVFVSDDPLSLGLCTLAFFGAMALSRLSWRAVLRSSRPILFLVAFTFVFNIVSELWMGRPTGLALVRGGLTALRLTVLMLFALLLPLTTAPLELADGLERLLHPLARFGFPAHECAMMVGVALRFIPLLMEETDRIIRAQLSRGARLDQGGLVRRVMAFFPVLIPLFVIVFRRADEMALAMEARGYRGGEGRTRRRPLAWKTSDTRVVALTVCAVALLLAARRFWL from the coding sequence GTGCAGCTTTCCGCATCCCCCATGGGGCAGTACGTCCCCATCGATTCCCCGGTTCACCGGCTGGACCCGCGAGCCAAGCTCTTCATGCTCGTGCTCTTGGTGTCGGCCGTGTTCGTCTCGGACGATCCCCTGTCGCTGGGGCTCTGCACCCTGGCCTTCTTCGGGGCGATGGCCCTGTCCCGCCTATCCTGGCGGGCGGTGCTGCGTTCCTCCCGTCCCATCCTGTTCCTGGTTGCCTTCACGTTTGTCTTCAACATCGTCTCCGAGCTCTGGATGGGGCGTCCGACAGGCCTCGCCCTGGTTCGTGGAGGGCTTACGGCGCTTCGTCTGACGGTGCTGATGCTCTTTGCCCTGCTGCTGCCCCTGACGACGGCCCCGCTCGAGCTGGCCGACGGATTGGAGCGCCTGCTCCACCCCCTTGCCCGATTCGGCTTCCCCGCCCATGAGTGCGCGATGATGGTCGGGGTGGCGCTGCGCTTCATCCCCCTGCTGATGGAGGAGACGGACCGGATCATCCGGGCGCAGCTCTCCCGGGGAGCCCGCCTGGACCAGGGAGGGCTCGTCCGTCGCGTCATGGCCTTCTTCCCCGTCCTGATCCCCCTATTCGTCATTGTCTTCCGCCGTGCGGACGAGATGGCTCTGGCCATGGAGGCCAGGGGGTACCGCGGGGGGGAGGGGAGGACGAGGCGGCGTCCCCTGGCCTGGAAAACGAGCGATACGCGTGTCGTCGCCCTGACGGTGTGTGCCGTCGCCCTCCTTCTTGCCGCGAGGAGGTTCTGGCTGTGA
- the gatA gene encoding Asp-tRNA(Asn)/Glu-tRNA(Gln) amidotransferase subunit GatA: MELYELNLRSAAEGVRTKKFSALELFDSCLARAAACEPNLSALITTTVEAGREMARRADERLAKGEEPGPLVGVPVVLKDNLCTKGVRTTAGSAILGDWKPPYDATVWELLRDAGAVLLGKSNMDEFAMGNTCGSSAFGPTRNPWDTTRVPGGSSGGSAAAVSAGYAPFSLGSDTGGSIRQPASYCGVYGLKPTYGLVSRYGVISYGSSLDQVGPFARTVGDLHAIMGVLACHDPRDSSSVRGKSLDFSPTPEDLKGKRIGLVREFQGFTLEAPIADAMARVRGLLEDAGAEIVEVELPIVARYAVSCYYAIAMSEAHTNLERYDGVRYGRTVDDAEGIKEMFERVRSRGFGIEVKSRIIAGTCLTEPVRSEEYYVAATKVRTLIAQEFARVFGAADFILQPVTPALPAPVGGANKDAMKGYESDLYTLPVNMAGLPGLSFFTGYSPSGLPVGLQLVGPRWSDDRLLDVGLTLEGLLGSPRIAKGGL; the protein is encoded by the coding sequence ATGGAGCTTTACGAGTTGAACCTGAGGTCGGCGGCCGAGGGTGTCCGGACAAAAAAATTTTCCGCTCTGGAGCTCTTCGACTCCTGTCTTGCCCGTGCCGCGGCCTGCGAGCCGAACCTCTCCGCCCTCATCACGACGACGGTCGAAGCCGGCCGCGAGATGGCGCGCAGGGCGGACGAGCGCCTGGCGAAGGGGGAGGAGCCGGGGCCCCTGGTGGGGGTTCCCGTTGTTTTGAAGGACAACCTCTGCACCAAGGGCGTGCGCACCACGGCGGGGAGCGCCATTCTGGGCGACTGGAAACCTCCCTACGACGCGACCGTCTGGGAGCTCCTGAGGGACGCCGGGGCCGTCCTGCTGGGCAAGTCCAATATGGACGAGTTCGCGATGGGCAACACCTGCGGCAGCTCGGCCTTCGGTCCGACGCGGAACCCATGGGATACGACGCGCGTTCCGGGCGGCAGCTCGGGCGGCAGCGCAGCGGCGGTCTCGGCGGGCTATGCCCCGTTCTCGCTCGGCAGCGACACGGGGGGGTCCATCCGTCAGCCCGCCTCCTATTGCGGCGTCTATGGACTGAAACCGACCTATGGCCTGGTCAGCCGCTACGGCGTCATCTCCTACGGCTCCTCCCTCGATCAGGTCGGCCCCTTCGCCCGGACGGTCGGGGACCTGCACGCCATCATGGGCGTCCTGGCCTGTCACGACCCCAGGGACTCCAGCAGCGTCCGGGGCAAGAGTCTTGACTTTTCCCCCACTCCGGAGGACCTGAAGGGCAAGCGTATCGGATTGGTCAGGGAGTTCCAGGGCTTTACCCTGGAAGCCCCCATCGCCGACGCCATGGCGCGCGTCCGTGGGCTTCTCGAGGATGCCGGGGCGGAGATCGTCGAGGTCGAGCTCCCGATCGTGGCGCGCTATGCGGTGTCCTGCTACTACGCCATCGCCATGTCCGAGGCCCATACCAACCTCGAGCGGTACGACGGCGTGCGATATGGCCGCACCGTGGACGACGCCGAGGGGATCAAGGAGATGTTCGAGAGGGTCCGTTCCAGGGGGTTCGGCATAGAGGTCAAGTCGCGCATCATCGCGGGCACCTGCCTGACCGAGCCGGTCCGGAGCGAGGAGTACTACGTCGCGGCGACGAAGGTGCGGACCCTTATTGCCCAGGAGTTCGCCAGGGTTTTCGGCGCGGCCGATTTCATCCTCCAGCCCGTCACCCCCGCCCTGCCTGCCCCTGTCGGAGGGGCGAACAAGGATGCGATGAAGGGATACGAGTCGGACCTCTACACGCTACCCGTGAACATGGCCGGGCTGCCCGGGCTGTCCTTCTTCACGGGGTATTCTCCCTCGGGGCTGCCCGTGGGCCTGCAGCTCGTCGGGCCTCGATGGAGCGATGACCGCCTTCTGGACGTAGGGCTGACCCTGGAGGGGCTGCTGGGCTCGCCCCGAATCGCGAAGGGAGGTC